The genomic interval GAATGGTCCCTTCAGAGAGAGCTCTGTCATGCGAACCCCGAAAGAAACACCGTGCAGCAGTTTGAGGGCTGGGCCGGGCCTCTGGGGAACCAAGGGTCCAAACCCAGCTGGGCCATGGAAGCCCCCGGGAGACCTTGGGCCTCAGAGGGAAGGCAGCGGCAGGCCTCCTCtggacaactcttgccaaggaaaacccagaACAGGCTCGCCTTCGGGCCTCCATCAGTCGGGAAAGAAATACGACCCTGTTTGGCAGAGTCTTGTGTGGGGAGGAATTTTGGCAGCTGTGCGACTCAGGAGACCAAACGCTTCATCCTCTTCTACCTGGGTCAAGTTGCTATCTCCCTTTCAAGTCTGGAGatatatgtacaatatatatgtagtatttgtgtgtgtgtatatatatatatatatatatataatatctaacCAGACTTGAAAAGTATATatgctatctatctatatatttatatatgctgTATTATAAATAGTATACTATATACACTATATCATGTATAGtataatatatactatatatagagagatatgctcaatatattccatatatatacatatatatatatggaataggAAGCACATGAATATGGCGCCAAAACTCTCAAAGTGATACCATTAACAGAGTGACCCAAGGTCCTAacagcaaaggagaacaaggcactgcaaaatgtgggGCATTCAAGAGAGAGGTACAGCGcaaccaaataaaagcaaaaaagccccactaatataaatgtaaattcatgcttcttaatcatgctcatgATGTAGGACATTataaaattcctcctgggcagaaggctgaaatgtagggtgtgtcctggaaaaggaggacgtctgctCTCCCTGTGCCATTAAGGAATAGTACTGCGTTTGGTGTAGTGCTTCAAGCCTTGTACTCTgactctagggaccagggttcagttcccagcttggccttgaaacccactgggtgacctttgacaagcCTCACTCTCTTAGCTttggaaaagcaatggcaaactcatctggacacatcttttcaagaaaaccccatgatagggtcaccttagtgtcCATacatctgaaacaacttgaaggcacagaacagtcTCTCACAGACATATTCTTTAGGCTCCGTAAAGTCCTTGCGTATCCTTTAGCATTACCCAGCATTGGGCCAAACCAAAAGACTTCCTGGTCCAGTGAGTTGTTTTCTTGAGGAGCCAAATGGATGTCTAAAAGAAGCCTTACAGTAAAGAATGAAAGGCTGAATGCATTCTGTTCTTCAAAGACTCAGCACATAGTTTTCTGTGATTGTTggaggttgttgttattgttgtgtggcaACCTAAGGaaaacctgtcacaggattttcctggcagggtttcttcagaataggtttgccattcctttctcctgagcctgagagagtcaACCAAAGTGAGTTTAATGGCTGAGttggaaattgattttttttaaatttaattcattttCCTAATTTTTAAAGGCATGAATCATGGCAGTTAGCTATTTTGCACAGTAGCCCTAATTTCGGGATTCAGCGCTAAGTTTCACCTGTCTGTCTCAATTCTGGTGTCTAGCTAAGTTGTTGTCTCGGGAGGATAATAATTTTAGTAGTTTGCTGTTTGGCTCTAAAGCAAAAATACTGTACTGGTTGATTACTTTTTGATTTTTTAAGCAATcagtttactgttgttgttgtcactgtgtgccttcaagtcatttctggcttcatccgccctgcagaaataatccactttgacactagGACTgaatgctgtggatttctgggaactgtagtttgtcagaccttctctgtcagagaatgctaaatatctcacaaaactgctttTCTCTATAGCTGAATAGGTTAATACAAAGATCTGATGCCTGTGTTGTTGGGTATGTTATTGTGCTTTCATTTTACAAGTTGTGTTTGAGTCAGCTTCTGTGTCACATATTCCAAACTAGTTTTCCTAGTCAGTGCTTTACTATTTAAACAATCGATTTCTGTTTCTACTCTGTAATACTAAAAACACTTTATGGATTGCTTCACATTGCCTGTGCTTTTCCTGAAAACAACTACATCAAACATAAATTTTTACACTTAAATTTTAAACAAGGTTCCGTTAAGCAAGTCTTTGAGACTGATGTCTTTATTGCAAAATGAATATTAATATGGCTATGTTTTCCAGGTATATACTGTGAACTTAGAATCTCGCTATCTCTTAATACAAGGTGTCCCAGCCTTGGGTGTTATGAAAGAATTGGTTGAGCAATTTGCTTTGTATGGCACCATTGAAGAATATAATCCATTGGATGACTATCCAGCAGAAGAATTTACAGAGGTTTACCTGATCAAGTTCCAAAAAATACAGAGTGCAAGGTATTCCTAATTTGGGGGTGATAGCTTGTATTCATTTCTCCATACAACCCTTAGTTGTTCAATTTGTCTTATTAACCACTGTGGTACTTGCATGAAACTAGCACACCGGTTTCTGCCGTGTCGTTAAAGATGTTAAATGTTAGTTATCAACAAAAAGAATCAGTGCTGTAATTTTTGCCTCTAATTTGCTCTTTCATAGGGTAGCTAAAAGAAAGCTGGATGAACGGAGTTTCTTTGGCAGTTTGCTGCATGTATGTTATGCTCCAGAATTTGAGAGTATACAGGAAACTAGAGAGAAATTACAAGACAGAAGGAAATATATAGCAAAGGCAACTAGTAACAAAGGTTTGTGGCTATACACTTTTTTGAAAGTTTTATTGGCTTATATATTCTGCTAAAATGTGAGTCTTTGCTGTATTTATTCTTCAACATCTAACTAGTGCAATAAACTACTAGGTTTTCATTGGAGGGGGAAAGTGTCAGAAAACCTTGTAAGATGATATAGTTtgaattatcttttttttaagtATCTCTGGACTCTTTTTGTTTAGCCTTGCAAAGGAGTTAATTGCCTTCCCCAGAAACCTCTGGGATTGTCAGTTTTCCTTCAGGGTCCTtcaatgctgtttaatatttttaaaactgtttttcaatgttatacagtggacccttcataTCAGCTGGCTGGTGATCTTGAGATTTGACTGCCTGTAGATTGctatgccccatattattcactGGTGGTGTGGGTGTGCTGACACGTCCATGTGCACattgctgccattgaataatatggggctcAACCATTGTTTTTTGCCCTCTGCAGGGAGGCTTGGAACCAAAATCCTGTGGATGGGCACTGTAATTAGTTTGGCAGCCTAATATGATAATAACAAGGAAAAATGCAGCAAGAGTTATGGAAATGGACTTTCTTACACATAATGTACAGTAGTTACAGGTTTACAAATTAATGAAATGCTTCATACTGAAACTTGATCTTGATTTCTCTTGGAAAATACTGGCCTAAATTCAACTCTGTCctaagtagatccattgaatcagtggagcATACAAAGTATGCAGCTACCAAGTTTCACTTGATTCAATCAGTCTGTTCTATTTGGGAATAAAAATAACAGCTTATTCCACTGTAATGCACTTGTATGCATAAAAGCATGTTGGTAGTCTAAACATtagtttttgctattttatgttttaGAGCAATTGCTGGTGAAAAAACAGGTGTCTAATGCAAGTTTTCAAAAGAGTCCTCACCTAGACATATCTGGATCTTATACTTCTGAGGCATCCACTAGTAACCAGAATCCACTTACATATGTTCATGATCCTTGTCAATCATCATGCTATGAACTGTCAGTTCATAGTGTAGCAGCTCCTTCAAGAGGACACTGTAATAGTGCATTAATAGGACCTCAGCATTTTCCTGTCTGTGCTCAAACAATGGAATATTTCACCCAGAGCTCAACAATGACTCAAGGTCTGCAGGAACAAATACATAACATATCAGCCTGCTCCAACATGCAAAGAAAGCCACCTTGTGATAATGGACTTGGCAGATTCATGCCCCGAACTACTCAGCTGCAAGAGCGAAAGAGGAGACGAGATGAAGATAACAAACTTGCCCTTCTTGGAAGAATCACTGATAGTGAAGAAATAATTATTGGCCCAAGGCTACCAGAAACACCTAAAATAGACTTGGAAGATGATTCATTGAACACCTCAGCAAACTTAATTCGAAATAGACTAAAGGAGGTATGTTATAAACtaattcattttcaaaatgtgtatgTAGTTGAAAAATTAGATAGAAATTGAAGGGGATAAACTCCTCCTATGTAGATACTAATGTCCTGGAACTCTTGGTACATGAGCATTTATGTTCTTTTAATTGCTTTGGTTGGTCTACTCAGGTTGCAGACAAAATTGTATTTATGCTAGAATATTTACATCCCAATAATACACATTTACTTGCAAACGATCCCAAGTAAATAGATTTCAGTTTTAGGGCTGTTTCATACAGTAAGTCATTTGCATAAGAAGTTAAAATTCCATGGTATGAAATATGTGCAGATATTATTTCAGTGACTCATGCCCAGAGTGCCTTTTTATGTTCCCTCCTTCTAATAAACCTGTATGATGACTAGAAAACTATTGCTTGACACGTATGGTGCAACACTATATTATTAAATATGGTTGTTCTCCACATGTAATTCATGCTGTGCATGTCATGTCATGTATTCGGGAACCTACTCTCAGGTATAAAATGGTATCTAATAAAGCAGCTATTAGTACCATCATCTTCTGAGGACTGACAGTTAAATGAAAGCTATAATAAGTTAGAATGTGAGAGAAATGTTATGACCAAAGACAAGGACCACTAGAAATGCATTAATACATAGTCATTTCCTCTAAATTAATAAGTGATAGCTTGTAACACTTGAGTCGAATCCATTTCCGAGAAAGCAGCCACTCACTACACATTGCTTTTCATGTCCCATGACTTCATCTGTGTTCCTTCTTGCCCAGTGCTAACATATGAAAGCTGTTAGTGCTTATTGTATCAGAAGGCATATTTGTGGAAATAAGAGCAGAAAGGTGAACTGAATGCTGCAGTGGCTAAACCTGTTCTCATTCCATACAGCAATAAGTCAAATGTGAAAGCACTTATAAAAGGAGGGTAGGAAAGTGGTGGGAAAGAGAGGGTGGGAAAAGGCTGTTTTGGTGCTTGCCAGGGTCTCCTCTCTTAGAGACAATACTGAATCAGCCAGGTATTTATCTATATAggatcatagatttggaagggacctgaaggaccatctagttcaacccccagACTCCTTACTATACATTGAGTTCAGTTGTCTAGAACAGTTATAGAATGAATACGTTCAGCACACTAAGCTTAGTTCTTTTTTTCCAAACTAGGTTACAGTTCCTGTTCAGACTCCAAAACTATCTGAAGGGATACCCATAAATAGTCAAACAAATCCGGCTATGAAGCAAAGAAGACGAATATAAATATGTGTTGTATATTCTGTGTATTTAACTTAAAACAGATAAGTGTTTGCTCCTTACAAAACAGTGTAGTATGTCTTGATCTGAAAATATTGATATatttttgtacatgtttaatAAATTATCAATTATACTGTAATTTGATAACTAAATGTATACAgtcccattatttttttttattccttggAAACATACTCAATGATagatataaaatattttccattaattTCTGAATTCTCTCTAGTGAGACGTATATTGAAATCAATGCATTCTGGATGTTCAAAAGATGAAAGCAAATTTCTGACTTgccttttttttactttaaaaagatGTATAGTTTTTTTCACACTAATTCAGATAGTATCTTTCATTTGCAGACCTATAACTCAGCAGTATTTTGGAATGCTTGCACTTCAAACGCCATCCTGCACTGAAAAAGAAAGTGTTagaattatatacagtatgtgtgtgtgcatgcatgctgttTTTGCAACCCTTAACACTTCCCAGAACACCCTTTTCTGGACAACTGCCTTCCCTGGAAATTTCCAAGACCaacagttcactttttaaaatagccCTCTGCCCTATCTACAACATCAAAaccttttgcattttttaaaaattagagatgtACTTCTGACCACCACTCCTGGTGAGTGAATTGTTCCTCCTGCCATTCAgctttttaataatttaaatttttttttttaattttttaaaaagaatcagttTTTTAATCTGGGCACCTGCTAAGGGCAGAAAATTAGGCCTTGGACTGACCTACTACACTTCCCCACAAtggtatagttttaaaaagtgcattcTGACTAATACATTGAGCAACTCAGAAGCCTAAAAAATGCACACTTTTGACTGAACAGTAAAGTCTTAACTTTTATATGCAATCTAATTATGGTTCATATTAAAACAATGGTGACTAAGGGGCTGAGTATGTCCAGTGGAAGAATGTCTATACTGGCCATTTAATCTGGAACATTATGCCCCAGATAGACCACAATGGTGACCAAATGCATTGGGCCTGAATTTGGTGCATGCACACGGGGCCAGCCAGGCCAACATTACATAAGCCTCGCTGGCCCATCCCTCCTTGGTGCTGCCTTTGTTGCCACTGCAGTTTTGTCACCCAAGTAACTCCCCCCCTCCCGTGAGACGCTGTCTGGAATGCTATCACTTTTGCTGAAGTCAGAATGAAGCGCCCCATCATATGATCAGTGAAGGGGTTGCTCTACTCCCCCAACTTTGATGGCACAGATGACTTGATGTGACTTCAGCAGAAATGGTGGCATGCTGGGTAGGCTTTACATGGAGCTCGTGCCCACAAGGAGGCAGCAGCTCTGAAAACAGGCCATCTCTTTTCCTTGCACTGGTTAGTGTGTGAACAAGTGGTTCAGGCCCGAACCAGGCAGCTGTCAACACAGATAACAAGCACAAGATCCCAGGGTTTCTGAGAAACACCGGACTTTCCCTGTTCAGCTGGGAAAGCTGGGACAAGGCACAAAAAATATGGTATTTCCCCAGAAGTAGCTGTATGTCATGAAGACTGTCGGTACTGGCTTCAAGGCAAATACGTTGTTTTTCACTTGTGTAGACAATCCCTAGGATATTAGGTTCGCCTGTCCCCATTTCAGGCCGCCTCATAGTCCACTATGTCCTGCTGCAATTTGAGAATGGCAGCTCAGTGAGCAAGAAGCTCTGTAAATGAAGGCAGCTGATACTGGCTGGAGTTGCTTGTTCTAATACTTGTTTCCAACTCATTTGCTTCATCAGCACAAGACTGTGGCTGCCTGAAGTTTAAAGAACAAATCTAAAGTGTTTGAATAGTTACACATTTTTACATTCAGTGAGGCCATTTGTTCTTAAATGTCCCCATGAAATCACATCCTCATGCAAGCTCTTGTGTGCTTCTTACAATGAATTTACTGTACCATTTGAAAATGCTATAAATGAATAGATCTATTTATTATGTGCAGCCATTTTCTCTGTGCAGTGTAGAGTATATAAATACCTTCATATCAGGTAAACATGGTCCAAATGCTTCTAAAAGAAGATTCTCATCTCTTACAGCCTTTTCAAAATCCACATAAGAGAGCTTGCCATCATGGTCGTAGTCCTACAAAAGAAGAATAGGCATTGCTCCATTTAGTCTTATTGTACAGACACACAAGTGGAAGCAAGCCTTACTGACCCAATAGACCACGC from Sceloporus undulatus isolate JIND9_A2432 ecotype Alabama chromosome 6, SceUnd_v1.1, whole genome shotgun sequence carries:
- the RBM48 gene encoding RNA-binding protein 48 isoform X1, which codes for MIGGVREEGQVTVGASDGGGARRENGGVLRSQQWRRRRGRLPAPRAEGRVCLPRQVSRGSEAPRSEGVPALGVMKELVEQFALYGTIEEYNPLDDYPAEEFTEVYLIKFQKIQSARVAKRKLDERSFFGSLLHVCYAPEFESIQETREKLQDRRKYIAKATSNKEQLLVKKQVSNASFQKSPHLDISGSYTSEASTSNQNPLTYVHDPCQSSCYELSVHSVAAPSRGHCNSALIGPQHFPVCAQTMEYFTQSSTMTQGLQEQIHNISACSNMQRKPPCDNGLGRFMPRTTQLQERKRRRDEDNKLALLGRITDSEEIIIGPRLPETPKIDLEDDSLNTSANLIRNRLKEVTVPVQTPKLSEGIPINSQTNPAMKQRRRI
- the RBM48 gene encoding RNA-binding protein 48 isoform X2 yields the protein MAASFGASSGGGVGGACQHHAQRAVCASRAKYREGRRPRAVKVYTVNLESRYLLIQGVPALGVMKELVEQFALYGTIEEYNPLDDYPAEEFTEVYLIKFQKIQSARVAKRKLDERSFFGSLLHVCYAPEFESIQETREKLQDRRKYIAKATSNKEQLLVKKQVSNASFQKSPHLDISGSYTSEASTSNQNPLTYVHDPCQSSCYELSVHSVAAPSRGHCNSALIGPQHFPVCAQTMEYFTQSSTMTQGLQEQIHNISACSNMQRKPPCDNGLGRFMPRTTQLQERKRRRDEDNKLALLGRITDSEEIIIGPRLPETPKIDLEDDSLNTSANLIRNRLKEVTVPVQTPKLSEGIPINSQTNPAMKQRRRI